A single genomic interval of Porphyromonas sp. oral taxon 275 harbors:
- a CDS encoding TonB-dependent hemoglobin/transferrin/lactoferrin family receptor: protein MTRRLLLPLLSLSLLSLASELHAESSDSLQRRPVLIRRAVKKQTPTEPLKKEPLKKEAQQHTPARKDATPSSPSSPSPAPSATAQTPSSTDSVRRTIQLRKVYIDDRLRPKKIRKKDIGREELTERDIARQFILQTKDFVRYLPGIGLSESVSRYGNKGFAIRGVDENRVSISVDGLPQPETETNVVFSSYGLINSARPQFETEFIKKVDIKKGASSFEHGTGALGGAVNFETKEARSMISPGRSLGLQAKVGGDNMAQGRVYSVGGAAVLGGLEAMALYAHRTGGETRNFGSGPLVRSIFATRPDPLSYRQQSFLGKLAYRLGEHKLTASYYTQNKVTDTEVWSLEPAYVLTSQHEPYYYGHDQVLSRRWDLNYRYTPLESSWLNEVNVYANTQTSYLDADTRSSLYRPEISSFRPNYLFAGSRRLLKGMSFGDQALSLKATTKPLNFGALGYHFFTLQTSYLHHHTEDKNVDISRSINTYSEGLRYKGRTYTFGEELPPSSYVYSFQRPANRDNFSLLVSDRISRGRLRLELGLRYDFFHSETLDWKGDNDFNYLGYLIGNLKTAGMDFDRASIREWGLTPMAIVSYDVAPELSVGYKFSTGYRVPTSQERFFQYVSLSPAFFVLSNPQLRREQSFNHEWHVGTAQPKAFAYDLSFYYNTYRDYIEPLYGVQKVFLDGQNRDVAYSINENKKRAWLWGIDFSSSVYLEELLPQLRRYGSLALSSSLSYSVGRFSDGTSMMAIQPLKAVAGLDFDLPKEKGGLSLRVNFLKAKDVDQTRFVGSFYGDEQIQQFPYYLMQNHVTVDLFAYAQLSRWLTLRASVMNLTNARYWLWDDLRQIISPVMLVHHADFFRGGLERLVRFSQPKRYVNLALEFKL from the coding sequence ATGACGAGACGACTACTCCTGCCGCTACTTAGCCTCAGCCTCCTCTCGCTCGCCTCAGAGCTCCATGCCGAGAGCAGCGATAGCCTGCAGCGCCGCCCCGTGCTCATCCGTCGGGCGGTAAAGAAGCAGACGCCCACCGAGCCCCTCAAGAAAGAGCCGCTCAAGAAGGAAGCGCAGCAGCATACCCCCGCCCGGAAGGACGCCACCCCCAGCAGTCCCAGCAGCCCAAGCCCTGCCCCCAGCGCTACGGCACAGACGCCGAGCAGCACGGACAGCGTGCGCCGCACCATCCAGCTGCGCAAGGTCTACATCGACGACCGCCTGCGCCCCAAGAAGATCCGCAAGAAGGACATCGGCCGCGAGGAGCTCACCGAGCGCGACATCGCCCGCCAGTTCATCCTCCAGACCAAGGACTTCGTCCGCTACCTCCCAGGCATCGGCCTCAGCGAGTCCGTCTCCCGCTATGGGAACAAGGGCTTCGCGATCCGCGGCGTGGACGAGAACCGCGTATCCATCTCCGTGGACGGACTGCCACAGCCTGAGACGGAGACCAACGTCGTCTTCAGCTCCTACGGACTGATCAACTCGGCCCGCCCGCAGTTCGAGACTGAGTTCATCAAGAAGGTGGACATCAAGAAGGGCGCCTCCTCCTTCGAGCACGGCACGGGGGCGCTGGGCGGAGCGGTGAACTTCGAGACCAAGGAAGCCCGTAGCATGATCAGCCCAGGCCGCTCCCTCGGCCTGCAGGCCAAGGTCGGCGGGGATAACATGGCCCAGGGGCGCGTCTACTCCGTCGGCGGGGCCGCCGTCCTCGGCGGGCTGGAGGCCATGGCGCTCTACGCCCACCGCACGGGAGGCGAGACGCGCAACTTCGGCTCAGGGCCGCTCGTGCGCAGCATCTTCGCCACACGCCCCGACCCGCTGAGCTACCGCCAGCAGTCCTTCCTCGGCAAGCTGGCCTACCGCCTCGGCGAGCACAAGCTGACGGCCTCCTACTACACGCAGAATAAGGTCACCGACACCGAGGTCTGGTCACTGGAGCCCGCCTACGTGCTGACCTCCCAGCACGAGCCCTACTACTACGGGCACGACCAGGTACTCTCGCGCCGCTGGGACCTCAACTACCGCTACACGCCCCTCGAGTCCAGCTGGCTCAATGAGGTCAACGTCTACGCCAATACGCAGACCAGCTACCTCGACGCCGACACGCGCAGCTCGCTCTACCGCCCCGAGATCAGCTCCTTCCGCCCGAACTATCTCTTCGCCGGTAGCCGACGCCTCCTGAAGGGGATGAGCTTCGGCGACCAAGCCCTCTCGCTGAAGGCCACGACCAAGCCCCTCAACTTCGGTGCCCTCGGCTACCACTTCTTCACCCTGCAGACCAGCTACCTGCACCACCACACTGAGGACAAGAACGTAGACATCTCGCGCAGCATCAATACCTACAGCGAGGGCCTACGCTACAAGGGGCGCACCTATACCTTCGGCGAGGAGCTCCCCCCGAGCAGCTACGTCTACTCCTTCCAGCGCCCAGCTAACCGAGACAACTTCTCCCTCCTCGTGAGCGACCGCATCTCTCGTGGGCGGCTACGCCTGGAGCTGGGGCTGCGCTACGACTTCTTCCACTCCGAGACGCTGGACTGGAAGGGCGACAACGACTTCAACTACCTGGGCTACCTCATCGGCAACCTTAAGACGGCGGGGATGGACTTCGACCGCGCCAGCATCCGTGAGTGGGGGCTGACGCCTATGGCCATCGTCAGCTATGATGTGGCGCCTGAGCTCTCCGTGGGCTACAAGTTCTCCACGGGCTACCGCGTGCCGACCTCGCAGGAGCGCTTCTTCCAGTACGTCAGCCTCTCGCCTGCCTTCTTCGTCCTGTCCAATCCGCAGCTGCGACGCGAGCAGAGCTTCAACCACGAGTGGCACGTCGGCACGGCCCAGCCCAAGGCCTTCGCCTACGACCTCAGCTTCTACTACAATACCTATAGGGACTATATCGAGCCGCTCTACGGCGTGCAGAAGGTCTTCCTCGACGGGCAGAATAGAGACGTAGCCTACTCGATCAATGAGAATAAGAAGCGCGCCTGGCTCTGGGGGATCGACTTCAGCAGCAGCGTCTACCTCGAGGAGCTGCTGCCCCAGCTGCGCCGCTACGGCTCACTGGCGCTGAGCAGCTCGCTGAGCTACTCGGTGGGACGCTTCAGCGACGGCACCTCGATGATGGCCATCCAGCCGCTCAAGGCTGTGGCGGGCCTGGACTTCGACCTGCCGAAGGAAAAGGGCGGGCTGAGCCTCAGGGTGAACTTCCTCAAGGCCAAGGACGTCGACCAGACGCGCTTCGTCGGGAGCTTCTACGGCGACGAGCAGATCCAGCAGTTCCCCTACTACCTGATGCAGAACCACGTGACGGTGGACCTCTTCGCCTACGCCCAGCTGAGCCGCTGGCTGACGCTGCGCGCCTCGGTGATGAACCTCACCAACGCCCGCTACTGGCTGTGGGATGACCTCCGACAGATCATCAGCCCCGTGATGCTGGTGCACCACGCCGACTTCTTCCGTGGCGGGCTGGAGCGCCTCGTCCGCTTCTCCCAGCCCAAGCGCTATGTCAACCTAGCGCTCGAATTCAAGCTCTAA